A region from the Acidimicrobiales bacterium genome encodes:
- a CDS encoding amidohydrolase family protein, with protein sequence MSPTTRPPRIVDAHVHLWDPARADWYPYLSGGLELGMGDTSGMARRFDVTTYLAESAGWNVEKIVNVAAATGVQSVDETLELDARAEVDGHPDALIGGVVATATVAEAVALIDRQMAAPRFRGVRPMGQAADPVPDAGVLEALRDRGLVFELMAHPDQLRAAADALAVVDDLVVVVEHAGWPRSDAADERALWATGMAALADLGERVVCKLSGLAMPLGSMRAEVLRPWIEPTVELFGPGRCLFAGNFPVDGLHGTFDELYTAFAEITSGLDEGSRDQLFAGTAERVYRI encoded by the coding sequence ATGAGCCCGACGACCCGGCCGCCGCGCATCGTCGACGCGCACGTCCACCTGTGGGACCCGGCGCGCGCCGACTGGTACCCCTACCTCTCCGGGGGGCTCGAGCTCGGCATGGGCGACACCTCCGGCATGGCCCGCCGCTTCGACGTGACCACCTACCTGGCCGAGTCCGCGGGATGGAACGTCGAGAAGATCGTCAACGTCGCCGCCGCGACCGGCGTGCAGTCCGTCGACGAGACCCTCGAGCTCGACGCCCGGGCCGAGGTCGATGGCCACCCCGACGCCCTCATCGGCGGCGTCGTCGCCACCGCGACGGTGGCCGAGGCGGTGGCGCTGATCGACCGGCAGATGGCGGCGCCCCGCTTCCGGGGCGTGCGTCCCATGGGGCAGGCCGCCGACCCGGTGCCCGACGCCGGGGTCCTCGAGGCGTTGCGCGACCGGGGCCTGGTGTTCGAGCTGATGGCCCACCCCGACCAGCTCCGGGCGGCCGCCGACGCCCTGGCCGTGGTCGACGACCTCGTCGTGGTCGTCGAGCACGCCGGCTGGCCCCGGTCCGACGCTGCCGACGAACGCGCCCTCTGGGCGACGGGCATGGCGGCGCTGGCCGACCTGGGGGAGCGCGTGGTGTGCAAGCTCTCCGGGCTGGCGATGCCCCTCGGCTCGATGCGCGCCGAGGTCCTCCGACCGTGGATCGAGCCCACCGTCGAGCTGTTCGGTCCCGGCCGCTGCCTGTTCGCCGGCAACTTCCCCGTGGACGGCCTCCACGGCACCTTCGACGAGCTCTACACCGCCTTCGCCGAGATCACCTCGGGGCTCGACGAGGGGTCACGCGACCAGCTCTTCGCCGGGACCGCCGAGCGGGTCTACCGGATCTGA
- a CDS encoding Rrf2 family transcriptional regulator, whose product MRLEITRRADLATRALLALAGAGERRKGAQLAAELDASAGFLAQAMTPLVDAGWVRSEPGPTGGYRLAVSLDDVSVLDVIEAVEGETEVTRCVLEDRPCAGGGQCALHVPWSRARTQLLDELAATALSTVGSSVASPAMVRRRSPR is encoded by the coding sequence GTGCGACTGGAGATCACTCGACGGGCCGACCTGGCGACCCGGGCGCTGCTGGCCCTGGCCGGCGCCGGCGAACGACGCAAGGGCGCCCAGCTCGCCGCCGAGCTCGACGCCTCCGCAGGCTTCCTCGCCCAGGCCATGACCCCGCTGGTCGACGCCGGCTGGGTCCGGTCCGAGCCGGGACCCACCGGCGGCTACCGCCTCGCCGTCAGCCTCGACGACGTCTCGGTGCTCGACGTCATCGAGGCAGTCGAAGGGGAGACCGAGGTCACCCGCTGCGTCCTGGAGGACCGTCCGTGCGCCGGCGGAGGCCAGTGCGCCCTGCACGTGCCCTGGTCCCGGGCCCGCACACAGCTGCTCGACGAGCTGGCCGCCACCGCGCTCTCGACCGTGGGCTCGTCCGTCGCCTCCCCGGCGATGGTTCGGCGGCGGAGCCCACGGTGA
- a CDS encoding amidohydrolase, which produces MSRKLDFPVFDADNHMYETTEAFTRYLPPEYDGLIKYVQVNGRTKIAVKNKISDYIPNPTFNKVAPPGAQELEFRLKNPSSKTKAGDIEPAPPPKYIVAPDAYFSPEPRVQLMDELSIDRALMWPTLASLLEERMADDAEATHVVVHALNRWMAEEWTFNFDDRIFATPVIAMNIVDEAIRELEWVLEHGAKVVLIRPAPVPDRNGRRRSFALPEYDPFWERVQKAGILVGMHASDDGQQRYQNEWTGASGDEFLPFANQATPFDLILRADYRGISDVVTSIIGHGLAIRFPDIRFMPVENGSSWVRPLVKRMEKVYERSPKAFEEDPIETLKRAIAIHPFHEEDPKGLIELVGVDNVVFGSDYPHPEGLFDPVTWVDELDGLPQDDQAKIMGGNLARLMKVAA; this is translated from the coding sequence GTGTCCCGAAAGCTCGACTTCCCGGTCTTCGATGCCGACAACCACATGTACGAGACGACCGAGGCGTTCACGCGGTATCTCCCGCCCGAGTACGACGGCCTCATCAAGTACGTGCAGGTCAACGGGCGCACCAAGATCGCCGTCAAGAACAAGATCAGCGACTACATCCCGAACCCGACCTTCAACAAGGTGGCGCCCCCCGGGGCCCAGGAGCTCGAGTTCCGCCTGAAGAACCCCTCGTCCAAGACCAAGGCCGGCGACATCGAACCGGCGCCGCCGCCCAAGTACATCGTGGCGCCCGACGCCTACTTCTCGCCCGAGCCGCGGGTGCAGCTGATGGACGAGTTGAGCATCGACCGGGCGCTGATGTGGCCGACCCTGGCCAGCCTCCTCGAGGAGCGGATGGCCGACGACGCCGAGGCCACCCACGTCGTGGTGCACGCCCTCAACCGGTGGATGGCCGAGGAGTGGACCTTCAACTTCGACGACCGCATCTTCGCCACGCCGGTCATCGCCATGAACATCGTCGACGAGGCCATCCGCGAGCTCGAGTGGGTGCTCGAGCACGGTGCCAAGGTCGTGCTCATCCGTCCCGCGCCCGTGCCCGACCGCAACGGTCGTCGGCGTTCGTTCGCCCTCCCCGAGTACGACCCGTTCTGGGAGCGGGTCCAGAAGGCCGGGATCCTCGTCGGCATGCACGCCTCCGACGACGGTCAGCAGCGGTACCAGAACGAGTGGACCGGAGCCTCCGGCGACGAGTTCCTCCCCTTCGCCAACCAGGCCACCCCGTTCGACCTGATCCTTCGGGCCGACTACCGCGGCATCAGCGACGTGGTCACCTCGATCATCGGCCACGGTCTGGCCATCCGCTTCCCCGACATCCGCTTCATGCCGGTCGAGAACGGCAGCTCGTGGGTGCGCCCGCTGGTGAAGCGCATGGAGAAGGTCTACGAGCGCTCGCCCAAGGCCTTCGAGGAGGATCCGATCGAGACCCTCAAGCGGGCGATCGCCATCCACCCGTTCCACGAGGAGGACCCGAAGGGCCTCATCGAGCTGGTGGGGGTCGACAACGTGGTCTTCGGGTCCGACTACCCGCACCCCGAAGGCCTCTTCGACCCCGTCACCTGGGTCGACGAGCTCGACGGGCTGCCCCAGGACGACCAGGCCAAGATCATGGGTGGGAACCTCGCCCGGCTCATGAAGGTGGCCGCCTGA
- a CDS encoding SDR family NAD(P)-dependent oxidoreductase has protein sequence MAGDRPRVVVVTGGGAGIGAAVAEELGRRGDHVVTLDPLMSLDGTEALPPPEETTAGRIVASGGSARASSASVTDGAAVAELFAGLLAEFGRLDAVVNVAGISRPTSFAGGADQDWADVLSVHLGGHLNVLSAALPIMAEAGHGRVLGVTSGSGWRMADTGAYGCAKRAVASLTWQLGPQVPPGVVVNAMSPIAMTRMVTAALGRRAPAQGSSGPAPSGGIAMASMPDPDRLGPTAAYLLDDASAWTRGRVVFAGGSEVAIVDGPRLVEAVRTADVADVGAVLDAVTRDALGPAEAAQASTGGSAPRFAGLFDGSAAREGASGPGRSCVVVDGDRALAGSVTAALAARGVTAHVVRAPEPGAGFAGAAASLASVVEAAGPIDAVAVLPVVSRPAGATGEGWETTLAEHAGLVGDIRSDAGWARAVADLAATTGRSVRLVTLVDACTAGGRSRAQAAAQLSRAASGATAGRVAAVAVAVETPVPGAEPTLAEVIAHLVGDPDAGALSGAELVVGPGWFGLRSHPRPGGSVTFGGPAVPEWLDGALREIAGAAPAGTGA, from the coding sequence GTGGCCGGTGACCGACCGCGGGTCGTGGTCGTCACCGGCGGGGGTGCCGGCATCGGCGCGGCGGTCGCCGAGGAGCTGGGTCGGCGGGGCGACCACGTCGTCACGCTCGACCCGTTGATGTCGCTCGACGGCACCGAGGCCCTCCCGCCGCCGGAGGAGACCACCGCCGGGCGCATCGTCGCCTCCGGCGGATCGGCCCGGGCGTCGTCGGCGTCGGTCACCGACGGGGCGGCGGTGGCCGAGCTCTTCGCCGGGCTGCTCGCGGAGTTCGGCCGGCTCGACGCGGTGGTCAACGTGGCCGGCATCAGCCGGCCCACGTCGTTCGCCGGTGGCGCGGACCAGGACTGGGCCGACGTGCTCTCCGTGCACCTCGGCGGCCACCTCAACGTGCTCTCGGCGGCGCTGCCGATCATGGCCGAGGCGGGGCACGGCCGCGTGCTGGGGGTGACGTCCGGGTCCGGGTGGCGGATGGCCGACACCGGCGCGTACGGCTGCGCCAAGCGGGCCGTGGCCTCGCTCACCTGGCAGCTCGGTCCGCAGGTCCCGCCGGGTGTCGTGGTGAACGCAATGTCACCGATCGCCATGACCCGGATGGTGACCGCCGCCCTCGGCCGACGCGCCCCGGCGCAGGGTTCGTCGGGGCCGGCCCCCTCGGGGGGGATCGCGATGGCGTCGATGCCCGACCCCGACCGGCTCGGGCCGACCGCCGCCTACCTCCTCGACGACGCCTCGGCCTGGACCCGGGGTCGGGTGGTCTTCGCCGGGGGCTCGGAGGTCGCGATCGTCGACGGGCCCCGGCTGGTCGAGGCGGTACGCACCGCCGACGTGGCCGACGTCGGTGCCGTGCTCGACGCCGTCACCCGCGACGCCCTCGGTCCGGCCGAAGCCGCCCAGGCCAGCACCGGTGGGAGCGCACCCCGGTTCGCCGGGCTCTTCGACGGGTCGGCGGCGCGTGAGGGGGCGTCCGGGCCGGGTCGCTCGTGCGTCGTCGTCGACGGCGACCGGGCGCTGGCCGGGTCGGTGACGGCGGCGCTGGCCGCCCGGGGGGTGACCGCGCACGTGGTCCGCGCCCCGGAGCCCGGGGCCGGGTTCGCCGGTGCGGCGGCGTCGCTGGCCTCCGTCGTCGAGGCCGCCGGTCCGATCGACGCGGTGGCCGTCCTCCCCGTCGTGTCCCGGCCGGCGGGCGCGACGGGGGAGGGGTGGGAGACCACGTTGGCCGAGCACGCCGGACTCGTCGGGGACATCCGTTCCGACGCCGGGTGGGCCCGCGCCGTGGCCGACCTCGCCGCGACGACCGGGCGGTCGGTGCGACTGGTCACCCTCGTCGACGCCTGCACCGCCGGGGGGCGCAGCCGGGCGCAGGCGGCGGCGCAGCTGTCCCGGGCCGCCTCGGGGGCCACCGCCGGGCGTGTCGCCGCCGTCGCGGTGGCTGTCGAGACCCCCGTCCCCGGCGCCGAGCCGACGCTTGCCGAGGTCATCGCCCACCTGGTCGGTGACCCCGACGCGGGGGCGTTGTCGGGTGCCGAGCTGGTGGTCGGCCCGGGCTGGTTCGGACTGCGCAGCCATCCCCGCCCCGGGGGCAGCGTCACCTTCGGGGGTCCCGCCGTCCCGGAGTGGCTCGACGGGGCCCTGCGCGAGATCGCCGGTGCGGCCCCGGCCGGGACGGGAGCGTGA
- a CDS encoding YwiC-like family protein, which yields MTTAARGPAVHDGEAPATRSVLRAVAVPTEHGGWGLSGEPVLLGLLVAPSVAGVMVGVATVLAFVVRTPLKVVLVDRHRHRHRDRTRVARRVVAVEGAVLVAVVAAATVLAGPRIWWPLAVAAPLVVLELWFDMRSRGRRLVPELAGAVGVSAAAAVIVLAGDGSAAVALGVWLVLAARSISSIPHVRARIARLHHRSAARSTLVLADGVAALAALAAVALDRGFLVGAAAVLVLVVVQWATDGREMPVTVVGIGQTIGGLLVVVATAIGAALA from the coding sequence GTGACCACCGCGGCGCGCGGACCGGCTGTGCACGACGGCGAGGCGCCCGCCACGCGCTCCGTGCTGCGCGCCGTGGCCGTCCCCACCGAGCACGGGGGGTGGGGGTTGTCCGGCGAGCCGGTCCTGCTCGGGCTCCTGGTGGCGCCCAGCGTGGCGGGCGTGATGGTGGGTGTCGCCACGGTGCTGGCCTTCGTCGTGCGCACGCCGCTGAAGGTCGTGCTCGTCGACCGGCACCGTCACCGTCACCGTGACCGCACCCGGGTGGCCCGCCGCGTCGTGGCCGTCGAGGGCGCCGTCCTCGTCGCCGTGGTCGCCGCGGCGACCGTGCTCGCCGGTCCCCGGATCTGGTGGCCGCTCGCCGTTGCCGCGCCGCTCGTCGTCCTGGAGCTGTGGTTCGACATGCGGTCGCGTGGCCGCCGTCTCGTCCCCGAGCTCGCCGGGGCGGTCGGGGTCAGCGCCGCCGCCGCCGTGATCGTCCTCGCCGGCGACGGCTCCGCAGCGGTCGCGCTCGGGGTCTGGCTCGTCCTCGCCGCCCGGAGCATCTCCTCGATCCCCCACGTCCGCGCCCGCATCGCCCGACTGCACCACCGTTCGGCGGCGCGCTCCACCCTGGTCCTCGCCGACGGCGTGGCCGCGCTGGCGGCGCTGGCCGCGGTCGCCCTCGATCGCGGGTTCCTGGTCGGCGCCGCAGCCGTCCTCGTCCTCGTCGTCGTCCAGTGGGCCACCGACGGGAGGGAGATGCCGGTGACGGTCGTCGGGATCGGCCAGACGATCGGCGGGCTGCTCGTCGTCGTGGCGACGGCGATCGGCGCCGCGCTCGCCTGA